CAGCGCGACGCGGATCAATTGCCGCCGCTCGTCTCCCAATAACCAGTCGAGCGGATCTTCGCAGCGTGCTTGATCTTCGCTCGGTCGGATGCGCTCGGCATAGCGCTCGACGAGCTTCCGCTTCCGGCCCATCTTGCGACGATAAAGCAGCGACTGCGTGACCGCCAAGCGATAGAGCCAAGGCCCGGTCTTCGCCGCGTCTTGGATCGGCGCTTTCTGACGCACGGCCGCGAGCGACACTTCTTGCAGCACTTCTTCCACTCCTTGGCGTTCACCAAGCCGCGCCATGACGACGCAGCGTAGCCAACGGTCGTGCCGGGAGAGCTCGGCCGACCAATCAATCGCCGGTTGTGGAGTGGGGAGTGCCATCGAAGAAGTTTTCCCGTCGTCGTCCGTCGGAGGGATAGTTACCGCTGCGGCGCAGAATCTTGCCTAAACAATTTCGGCAACGCATAAACCATTGCTACGGCGAAAGTTAGCATAAGAAGTGGGGCGGCGAGCCGGCGCCGATTTTAGCTTATACGCAGCCGGCTGTCGCATAGTTCCGCACGGCTACGAATTGTCTCGGGCGAACGATTACAATTTCCAGCCGAGAGCACCGCCGCATGTGCGGCGGGCTAGGGAATGAAGAGCGTACGCCTTAAGGAATCTCGCTGCCATGTCTGCTGCTCGCTATTGGCTTTTGAAGAGCGAACCGGATTGTTTTTCGATTCAGCATCTCGCCGCCGCGAAAAACCAAACGACCTATTGGAGCGGCGTGCGCAACTATCAAGCGCGGAACTTCATGCGCGACGACATGCGCCCCGGCGACCAGGTGCTCTTCTACCACTCCAGCGCCGATCCGCCGGCCGTGGCGGGTACGGCGACGATCGTGAAGCCCGGCTATCCCGACCACACGGCGCAAGACTCGGCCGACGATCATTACGACCCGAAGCACACGGCGCTCAACCCGATCTGGTACATGGTCGACATCAAGCTCGACGAGATCTTTCCGCGCGTGCTGCCGCTCGAAGAGCTGCGCGGCGTGGCGGCGCTTGCGCAAATGGAACTTCTCAAGCGCGGCTCGCGCCTTTCGGTGCAACCGGTAAGTAAAGCGGAGTACGACGCGATCGTGCAACTCGCGCATCGGAAAGGTCCCGCCACGGATGTAAAGAAGCCGTCGGTCGCTGCCGCCAAGACGACGACGAAGCCCGTGAAGAAGCCTGCCGGTCGCAAAGGATGAGCCCGCCCGATCGCCTCGCTTGGATCGACGAAGAATTGCGCGGGCTCGCGGCTGCGGACCTTGATCGGCATCTCCGCACGCATGCAGGTCCGCAGGGGGCTGAGTTACGCATAGCCGACTGTAAGTTCATCAACTTCGGCTCGAACGACTACCTCGCCCTCGCAGCCGATCCACGTCTCGCCGCCGCTGCCGCTACGGCGGCCGAGCGCGAAGGGTGGGGGAGTGGTGCGAGTCCGCTCGTCGTCGGGCATGCGGCATCGCACGCGTGCTTGGAGCAGCTGCTCGCCGAGTTCGAAGAAACCGAAGCAGCGCTCTTGTTTACGACCGGCTACGGGGCGAACGTCGGTACGATCACCGCTTTGGTCGGTCGAGGCGATGTCGTCTTCAGCGACGCGCTGAACCACGCGAGCATCGTCGATGGTTGTCGATTGTCGAAAGCCGAAGTTCGCGTCTATCCGCACGGAGATGCTGCGGCGCTCGAAGCGATGTGCGCCGACGCCGCGAAGTTTCGGCGCAGGTTGATCGTCACGGACGGCTTGTTCAGCATGGACGGCGATTTCGCCCCGCTCGGAGCACTCGCCGAAATCGCCGACCGGTACGACTGCATGCTCGCCGTCGATGAAGCGCATGCGACCGGTGTTTTCGGGGCGGCAGGTCGAGGCTCTTGCGAGGCGTTCGGCATCGAAGATCGAGTCGACGTGCGAATCGGCACGCTGAGCAAAGCGCTCGGCAGCATCGGCGGCTTCGTCGTCGGTCGGCGTTCGCTCATCGAGTGGCTCGTCAATCGAGCTCGGCCGTATGTATTCTCGACCGCGCTCCCTAGCGCCGCCGCAGCGGCTTCCGCGGCGGCAGTGGAGATCGTGTGCAAGGAGCCCGAGCGGCGCCGCGAATTGCTGGAGCGAGCCGAGGGCTTACGGCGCGCGCTCGCCGCCGCTGGTTGGGATATCGGACCATCGGCAAGTCAGATCGTTCCGCTCATGACCGGCTCCGCGGAACGGACGCTGCATCTCGCCGCGGCGCTTCGCGAGGCGGGCTTTCTCGTCCCGCCGATTCGGCCACCGTCGGTCCCTGCCGGAGCGTCGAGGCTGCGGCTGAGCCTGAGCTTCGGGCACACACCGGCGATGATCGACGAACTACTTGCCGCACTCCGGCGCGTGCGCTAGCGCTAGAGCCCTTTGCGGTAGTGCAATTGCAATTGCTTGGCGATCGAAACATCGTGCGGCGTAATCATCGGTCGCTCGAGGGGCAAGCCGCCGCGCTCGATTTGCCGAATCACCGCCTCATGCGGTTTCCAATCCAGCTCGCCGAGTTTGCGAATCGTGCCGAGTTCTTCTCCCGTCACGTCGCGAAACGCTTTAAAGATGAGCTCCGAGCAGTAGATCTTCTCGTCGTCGAATTCGTAATGAATATCGTACGGTTTGCCGAGCTGCTTACGTGCCGCTTGGACGACCGCGTCGATTTTGGGCGAATACTTTTCGTCGAACCGATAGACGGCGAAACGATTACCCCGGCCGTTGTAGATCCAGGGGTCGAGCCTTGTCTCGACGACCACGGGGCCCGTCGCTTCGATGACGACCCAAGCGCCACCCTTATCGGCCACGATACCGCAATGCGAATACGGCGACTTGCTCGCCCCTTCGATCGCGTCGACCAAAGCGTTGTGCGGCAACGATTGAAACAGAATATCGCCGACGCGCGGCTCATAGTCGCCGCGCGGGGTTTTCGAGTCGCGCTCGTTGCAACCGCTGAGCGCGAAACAGCAAAGCGCCGCGAATAGTAGCCGAGTGAACGTCATGATCGCACAATCGTACGGGAATGCCGGGATCGTCTATTTCGCGTCGACTTATTTTGCATCGTCGCGCGCAAACCACATGACGTGTTGCCAAGGCAAGCCGTCGAACTGCTCGACGAGCTTGAAGCCGTTTGGCGGCAGTTCCTTGAGGATCTGTTCCTTGCTCATCTTGTGTTCCATCTTGATCGGCACTTTCGGATCTTCCATGCGGAACTCGACGAGCACCAGTCTCCCGTCGGGCTTGAGCGCCTTGCGCATGGCCCGCAGCATCTGCTCGGGATGCGAGAACTCATGGTAGACGTCGACGCAAATAATCAGATCGCATGAATCGGCCGGCAGCAACGGATCGACGACCGTGCCTAAGATCGGCTTGACGTTCTTCAACCGCTCCGCCGCGGCCCGCTCGTTGAGCAAGCTGAGCATCTCGGGCTGGATGTCGACCGCGTAGACGAGTCCCTTCGGCCCGATGCGCTTGGCGACTCGGAGTGTGTAGAAACCGTTGCCGCAGCCCATATCGCAGATAACTTGGTCGGGCTTCAGCTTGAGCTCGCGCATGAGCTTCAAGCAGTCTTCTTCGCGGTCGCGCGATTCGCGGGTCAGCCAGTCGGCTCCGGCGTAGTGCATCGTCTGCGCGATCTCGCGCCCCTTATATTCATCGAGGGCCGGCGGAATCTTTTCGGCGACTTGGGCCTGCGCCGGCAGAGCGGCGAATACGGAAAGTCCGATGACAAGCAGCGAGCGAAACATCGAAGCCTCATAAAATAAGCGAGCGAAGCGGCGTTCATGCGTTCGGTTCATCATGCGGGTCTGCGAACGGCGAGGCAAGAGTCTCGGGAGCGAATTGCGTCGCCTTGCCCGGTTTGCTCCCGGGCGGATACCATGATACGGGTCTCTTCGTTCGGTTCCCGGAATTCGGAACGCTCGTCTTATGCCGCGCCGCAACTTGCATATTCTGTTCCTGATCTTCGTGGTGTCGTTCGTCTGCTACCACCGGGCCGACAGCGCGCATCGCAGTCGCTACGGTTCGATGTTCGACACGTTCGTTACGGCGCTCGGCGATATCAAAGACCGTTATCTGTATGAAGTCGACGAGCGCAAGCTCTTCGAGGGAGCGATGGACGGGCTGGTCGAAAAGCTCGGCGATCCGTATTCCGGCTACCATGGAGAGTCGGAAACGAAGGAGTTTCGGGAACAACTCGGGCAAGAATTCGGCGGCATCGGCGTCGAGATTACCTTGGATCGAGAAACGAAGATCCTGTCGGTGTTGAGTCCGCTCGTCGGTTCGCCGGCATACGAAAACGGCATGATGGCCGGCGATAAGATCCTGAAGATCGGCGACAAGGAAACAAAAGGCTTCACCACCCACGACGCGATGCGGCTGTTGCGCGGCAAGCCGGGAGAGATCGTGAAGCTCACGATCTTGCATCAAGGAGAAACCGAACCGAAAGAGATCGAGATTCGTCGCGCGATCATCAACGTCGACAGCGTACTCGGCGATCGACGTTCGCCCGACGGCAAATGGGACTACACGCTCGCAGCCGATCCGACGATCGGTTACATCCGGATCGCGCACTTTGGCGAAAAGACGATCGAGGAACTACGCAAAGCGCTCGAGCAATGCCGCGACAAACACGTGCGCGGGCTCGTGCTCGACATGCGCAACAATCCAGGCGGTTTACTGACGGCAGCGAATGAAGTCTGCGATCAGTTTATCAAGCAAGGGGTGATCGTAACGATCCGCGAGCGCGGAGGCCGGGAACGAGAGCGTTATGAAGCGACCGGCGCGGCTCCCTATCCGGATCTGCCGTTGGCCGTGCTCGTCAACGGCGACAGCGCGAGCGCCAGCGAAATCGTCGCGGCGTGTTTGCAAGACAACCAGCGGGCCATCGTCGTCGGCACGCGAACGTTCGGCAAAGGGACGGTGCAAACTCCCATCGAGCTCGAAGGGGGCAAGAGCCTGTTGCGACTCACCATCGCCAGCTATTGGCGGCCGAGCGAAAAGAATATCCATCGCCGACCCGACGCCAAGGAAGACGAGGAGTGGGGCGTACAACCTTCGCCGGGCTATGAAGTGAAGCTCGATGAGAAAACGGAGTTGACGATGATGCAACGCCGCCGCGATCGCGACATCGTCCATCGGCCAGGCGAAAAGCCGCCGCTGACGAAACCGAGCGCCACGCCGAGCGCGACTCCGAATGCCACACCTCTCGCCGTGCCGAGCGCTACGGCATCGCCGCCGCTGCCGTCCGGGGCACCTTCCGCGACTCCGTCGGCCGCGAAACCGGTTGATGGAAAGCCAGCCGATGCAAAACCGGCGGTTGAGCCCGCGATCGATGCCATTAACGCCGATCCGCAGTTGCAGAAGGCGGTCGATGCGCTACGGGAACAGATCGCGAAACCGCAAGCGGGGTAACGGCTGCGATGGTGGGGCCGGTGTCGTCGTGTTTGACTGACCCCCGACCTCCGACCCCTGGCCCCTTCCTCTATTCTCCCACTTCCA
Above is a window of Planctomycetia bacterium DNA encoding:
- a CDS encoding RNA polymerase sigma factor gives rise to the protein MALPTPQPAIDWSAELSRHDRWLRCVVMARLGERQGVEEVLQEVSLAAVRQKAPIQDAAKTGPWLYRLAVTQSLLYRRKMGRKRKLVERYAERIRPSEDQARCEDPLDWLLGDERRQLIRVALKQLPPRDAEILLLKYVEDWGYHQIAARLGISHSAVETRLHRARAKMRAALAELQVVES
- a CDS encoding EVE domain-containing protein, coding for MSAARYWLLKSEPDCFSIQHLAAAKNQTTYWSGVRNYQARNFMRDDMRPGDQVLFYHSSADPPAVAGTATIVKPGYPDHTAQDSADDHYDPKHTALNPIWYMVDIKLDEIFPRVLPLEELRGVAALAQMELLKRGSRLSVQPVSKAEYDAIVQLAHRKGPATDVKKPSVAAAKTTTKPVKKPAGRKG
- the bioF gene encoding 8-amino-7-oxononanoate synthase; amino-acid sequence: MSPPDRLAWIDEELRGLAAADLDRHLRTHAGPQGAELRIADCKFINFGSNDYLALAADPRLAAAAATAAEREGWGSGASPLVVGHAASHACLEQLLAEFEETEAALLFTTGYGANVGTITALVGRGDVVFSDALNHASIVDGCRLSKAEVRVYPHGDAAALEAMCADAAKFRRRLIVTDGLFSMDGDFAPLGALAEIADRYDCMLAVDEAHATGVFGAAGRGSCEAFGIEDRVDVRIGTLSKALGSIGGFVVGRRSLIEWLVNRARPYVFSTALPSAAAAASAAAVEIVCKEPERRRELLERAEGLRRALAAAGWDIGPSASQIVPLMTGSAERTLHLAAALREAGFLVPPIRPPSVPAGASRLRLSLSFGHTPAMIDELLAALRRVR
- a CDS encoding class I SAM-dependent methyltransferase, encoding MFRSLLVIGLSVFAALPAQAQVAEKIPPALDEYKGREIAQTMHYAGADWLTRESRDREEDCLKLMRELKLKPDQVICDMGCGNGFYTLRVAKRIGPKGLVYAVDIQPEMLSLLNERAAAERLKNVKPILGTVVDPLLPADSCDLIICVDVYHEFSHPEQMLRAMRKALKPDGRLVLVEFRMEDPKVPIKMEHKMSKEQILKELPPNGFKLVEQFDGLPWQHVMWFARDDAK
- a CDS encoding PDZ domain-containing protein; protein product: MPRRNLHILFLIFVVSFVCYHRADSAHRSRYGSMFDTFVTALGDIKDRYLYEVDERKLFEGAMDGLVEKLGDPYSGYHGESETKEFREQLGQEFGGIGVEITLDRETKILSVLSPLVGSPAYENGMMAGDKILKIGDKETKGFTTHDAMRLLRGKPGEIVKLTILHQGETEPKEIEIRRAIINVDSVLGDRRSPDGKWDYTLAADPTIGYIRIAHFGEKTIEELRKALEQCRDKHVRGLVLDMRNNPGGLLTAANEVCDQFIKQGVIVTIRERGGRERERYEATGAAPYPDLPLAVLVNGDSASASEIVAACLQDNQRAIVVGTRTFGKGTVQTPIELEGGKSLLRLTIASYWRPSEKNIHRRPDAKEDEEWGVQPSPGYEVKLDEKTELTMMQRRRDRDIVHRPGEKPPLTKPSATPSATPNATPLAVPSATASPPLPSGAPSATPSAAKPVDGKPADAKPAVEPAIDAINADPQLQKAVDALREQIAKPQAG